TGGCAATGAATATTCAGATTATAGGGAAGATAAACACTTTTTTGTTGCAGAAGCTGTTGCAATTCACTGCCTGAAAAAACCGATTATTGAACAAACTATCATTTCCGAAGATGAACTACCGTTTGCTTTCGAGAAAATTCAAGAAGCCGCTTTACGCTTCTGTTTTTTAAGTGATGCTATTTCCATGTCTGAAAAACCAATGGATAAAAGTTTATTGTCCGAAATTAATTTGACTTTACAAAGAGAGTCGGCTAATATAAGAAATCCCGGTCATCCTGAACATCATTTATCTTTTTCTAAAATACTTTACAAACCATTTAATGATAAAATAGAAAAAATATTCGGGTTTTCACACGATACAACAATAATTATAAGAAAGAAAATTGTTGAATTTTTACGTAAAAAATATGCCACTGCATCTGATGAAACAATAGAAAAAGGTAAAGTACTTGCAAAGCAATTAATAAAATATAAAAAAGGAGTTGTTGGGGCAGAAAGTATTGGATCAAATATTGTTAACCTCGAAGAAGTAATAAATAAGCGTGAAATCGACATTCGAGATTTGTGCATTAAGCATAGTCTTACGCAACTCTACAAAAATTTTAGTAAATGCTATGTTTTCACAGTTGATGAACTTGCGGAATTCTGCGATATTGATGTAACAGAAGTAAAAAATTTTCTAAATACTTATTCTTGTCAATTCCTGGAAATCCCTGAAAATGAAAAGATTTATCAACCTTTGAACTATCTGCATCATAAACCTATTATCAAGCACAATGAAAGTTATTTAATTCCTTCAATCCCCCTTTTTAATTGGGCGGTGGAAGAGGTTTACAAAAAGGAATTCCGCAAACACACAAAATTATTTGATAGGTATACAAAGATTAAACACGATTTTCTATTAGATACTGGTGTAGATTACTTTTCCTCACTTTTACCAGAATCAAAAATCTATAAGAATGTCTTTTATTATGACGGTGAAAATAGATATGAGACTGACGCTATTATTGTTTTTGATAATTATGTATTTGTTATTGAAGCAAAAGCAAATGTTATTTCTGAAAAAGCAAAATCCGGTCATAAAGATAAAACAAAGGATCACTTAAATGATTTAATAAAAAAATCATATGATCAGGCAGTTCGAACAATTGATTTTATTGAAATTGGTGCAGATTTTTATGATAAAAATGGGAAATTAATTGTAATTGAAAAGCCGCGAAATGCTGTTTTTCAATTAGTCAGTTTAACTCTAGAACCTTTAGGCAACATCATTCC
The sequence above is a segment of the Chryseobacterium taklimakanense genome. Coding sequences within it:
- a CDS encoding NERD domain-containing protein; translated protein: MEEHEKIYDEWKKDLPVKLQENFEIICDISGKINSLDLISYLAFYNALHNGNEYSDYREDKHFFVAEAVAIHCLKKPIIEQTIISEDELPFAFEKIQEAALRFCFLSDAISMSEKPMDKSLLSEINLTLQRESANIRNPGHPEHHLSFSKILYKPFNDKIEKIFGFSHDTTIIIRKKIVEFLRKKYATASDETIEKGKVLAKQLIKYKKGVVGAESIGSNIVNLEEVINKREIDIRDLCIKHSLTQLYKNFSKCYVFTVDELAEFCDIDVTEVKNFLNTYSCQFLEIPENEKIYQPLNYLHHKPIIKHNESYLIPSIPLFNWAVEEVYKKEFRKHTKLFDRYTKIKHDFLLDTGVDYFSSLLPESKIYKNVFYYDGENRYETDAIIVFDNYVFVIEAKANVISEKAKSGHKDKTKDHLNDLIKKSYDQAVRTIDFIEIGADFYDKNGKLIVIEKPRNAVFQLVSLTLEPLGNIIPKIKTDDELNFFSEKYFPWIISLYDLISINDFFETPSLLFHYLDSRSRFLEYNDAHIYEEMDLVGYFISRGGLDLDRFIEKAKNEGANYVYFDNETDFINNYYMHLFEGRPIKKPSYFKNLKFKELISKIDNSSIPCKSLVSLKLLSFNRNSINDLMQKIEKIKKMYYKDDELHDASIFTMSDGGFGFTFMIGNDYELLEKRLDQYISFKKNQMFAKTWVGIAEYKNEIRIIKILS